In Candidatus Methylomirabilis limnetica, the following proteins share a genomic window:
- a CDS encoding deoxyribonuclease IV, whose protein sequence is MTQKPQQFTETDLLLGAHMSIAGGVDLAPLRGQQVGCRTIQLFTKSSNQWRARSLPSEEIDRFRTNLQAAAIAPAVAHGAYLINLASTDPALHQRSMAACLEELERAEALGIPYLVIHPGAHMGAGEDAGLRQVANSLRELLKRTKGCRVQVVLETTAGQGTALGHRFEHLALLLDQIGLPERTGVCMDTCHLFAAGYDIRTLDDYHGVLRAFDQIVGMPSLKVIHVNDCKKELGCRVDRHEHIGKGTIGLEAFRYLVTDPRLRGIPMIIETPKGSDFVTADRRNLETLRGLAEEQRAE, encoded by the coding sequence ATGACACAGAAACCGCAGCAGTTTACTGAGACCGACCTGCTCCTCGGCGCCCATATGTCGATCGCGGGAGGGGTCGATCTGGCGCCACTGAGGGGCCAGCAGGTTGGCTGTCGGACCATCCAGCTTTTCACCAAAAGTAGCAACCAGTGGCGGGCCAGGTCCTTGCCCTCCGAAGAGATCGACCGCTTCCGCACGAATCTTCAAGCTGCGGCAATCGCTCCTGCCGTGGCCCACGGCGCCTACCTGATCAATCTGGCCTCCACCGACCCCGCGTTGCATCAGAGGTCGATGGCAGCATGCCTGGAGGAGCTCGAGCGGGCCGAGGCGCTGGGCATCCCATATCTGGTGATCCATCCAGGTGCCCACATGGGGGCCGGCGAGGATGCGGGGTTACGACAGGTGGCGAACAGTCTCCGGGAGCTCTTGAAGCGGACGAAGGGCTGTCGCGTCCAGGTAGTTCTCGAGACGACCGCCGGCCAGGGAACCGCCCTGGGGCACCGCTTCGAGCATCTCGCGCTGCTCCTGGATCAGATCGGTCTCCCGGAGCGGACCGGTGTCTGCATGGATACCTGCCACCTGTTTGCCGCCGGCTACGACATCCGGACCCTCGACGATTATCACGGCGTCCTGCGTGCGTTCGATCAGATCGTAGGCATGCCCTCCCTCAAGGTCATTCACGTCAACGACTGCAAGAAGGAGCTGGGATGTCGCGTGGACCGTCACGAGCACATCGGCAAAGGAACGATCGGTCTCGAGGCGTTCCGCTACCTGGTCACTGATCCTCGCCTACGTGGCATCCCGATGATCATCGAAACCCCGAAGGGCAGCGACTTCGTCACAGCCGATCGCCGAAATCTGGAGACCCTTCGAGGTCTCGCGGAGGAGCAGCGGGCTGAGTGA